Proteins encoded within one genomic window of Amycolatopsis nigrescens CSC17Ta-90:
- a CDS encoding DUF1772 domain-containing protein, translating into MGDVLQVVFGVVALAGSGIVAGVFFAVAVSVLPALLTLPPAPYIEMHKKLGRGYHPAMPLIVNGAMLAEIALAVLVPAIAPRLLFAAALLLTLGVQGVSHLANVPINRRLLAIDTSAIPADWKDPRPEWRSWHSLRTALAMAAVTVNALAVALLP; encoded by the coding sequence ATGGGTGATGTTCTGCAGGTTGTTTTCGGAGTCGTCGCACTGGCCGGCAGCGGAATCGTGGCCGGGGTGTTCTTCGCCGTCGCGGTGAGCGTGCTCCCCGCGCTGCTCACTCTGCCACCCGCGCCCTATATCGAAATGCACAAGAAGCTGGGCCGCGGCTACCACCCGGCGATGCCGCTGATCGTGAACGGCGCGATGCTCGCCGAAATCGCCCTCGCCGTACTGGTGCCCGCCATCGCCCCGCGGCTGCTGTTCGCCGCCGCCCTGCTGCTCACCCTTGGCGTGCAAGGCGTGTCGCATCTGGCGAACGTGCCGATCAACCGGCGGCTGCTGGCCATCGACACCAGTGCCATCCCGGCCGACTGGAAGGACCCGCGGCCGGAATGGCGCAGCTGGCACAGCCTGCGCACGGCACTGGCCATGGCCGCGGTCACCGTCAACGCGCTCGCGGTCGCCCTGCTGCCGTGA